A genomic stretch from Mastacembelus armatus chromosome 7, fMasArm1.2, whole genome shotgun sequence includes:
- the LOC113145847 gene encoding vasopressin V2 receptor-like isoform X2 encodes MESISVETGWDGLALSSLVATGKNNFSSSSSSLFDSFNTSHVGGIFPENGSNTTPHTLPQPAVRDLGLARAEIAVLAVVLALTTLGNSFVLWVLLRRRKYNAPMHVFMVNLCVADLVVALFQVLPQLIWDITERFQGPDFLCRSIKYLQIVGMFASSYMIVAMTVDRHHAICCPLQAYRGGAVSRWNTPVMVAWGLALVLSIPQVFIFSRSQVAPGEFECWGEFTEPWGLKAYVTWMTVAVFLLPAFIITICQIRIFREIHNNIYLKSERMVMAELKKNEILFHFPRFKKEDERAKERGRRASGGGGTDGRGQLSKGVNNNPHNNTHNSQVGECYDYAPSAVQYNSCHGEHVTTTSSVQQQTPNSPDCQESRTSCELASGSPHCSLDYARPHSPNGPPPSITKAMSKTVRMTLVIVLVYTVCWSPFFIVQLWAAWDPNPSNQGVAFTILMLLASLNSCTNPWIYTAFSSSMTRELQNLLHCRSRPGRRGSLHDDSTTITHTSTTKDSLY; translated from the exons ATGGAAAGTATCAGTGTGGAAACGGGCTGGGATGGGTTGGCCCTCTCCTCTCTGGTTGCCACAGGAAAGAACaacttctcttcctcttcctcatccttgTTTGACTCCTTCAACACTTCTCATGTTGGTGGGATCTTCCCCGAGAATGGTTCCAACACCACGCCCCACACCCTGCCCCAGCCCGCCGTGAGAGACCTGGGTCTGGCCAGGGCAGAGATTGCAGTGCTCGCGGTGGTGCTGGCTCTTACCACCCTGGGGAACAGCTTTGTACTGTGGGtgctgctgaggaggaggaagtacAATGCGCCAATGCACGTGTTCATGGTCAACCTGTGTGTGGCTGACCTGGTGGTGGCCCTCTTTCAG GTTCTTCCCCAGCTCATATGGGACATCACAGAGCGATTTCAGGGGCCAGACTTCCTTTGCCGTTCCATCAAGTACCTGCAGATTGTGGGCATGTTTGCTTCTTCCTACATGATAGTTGCCATGACAGTAGACCGGCACCACGCCATCTGCTGCCCGTTGCAGGCCTATCGCGGGGGAGCAGTATCCCGCTGGAACACCCCTGTCATGGTAGCCTGGGGCCTGGCACTAGTCCTCAGCATACCACAG GTGTTCATCTTCTCTCGCTCACAAGTGGCTCCTGGAGAGTTCGAGTGCTGGGGTGAATTCACTGAGCCGTGGGGGCTGAAGGCCTATGTCACCTGGATGACGGTGGCTGTCTTCCTCCTGCCTGCCTTCATCATTACCATCTGTCAG ATAAGAATCTTTCGAGAGATTCACAATAACATCTACCTGAAGTCAGAGAGGATGGTGATGGCCGAGTTGAAGAAGAACGAAATCCTCTTCCACTTTCCCAGATTTAAAAAAGAGGACGAGCGGGCCAAGGAGAGGGGGAGACGGGCGTCCGGTGGAGGGGGCACGGACGGGAGAGGACAGCTTTCAAAGGGTGTGAATAACAACcctcacaataacacacacaacagccaaGTGGGGGAGTGTTATGACTATGCACCATCCGCTGTTCAGTATAACAGTTGCCATGGTGAACATGTGACAACAACAtcttcagtgcagcagcaaacaccaAACAGCCCAGATTGCCAGGAGTCGCGCACGTCCTGTGAGTTGGCCTCAGGCTCACCCCACTGCTCCCTTGATTACGCCCGCCCTCACTCTCCAAACGGTCCACCTCCAAGCATCACTAAAGCCATGTCCAAGACGGTCAGAATGACTCTGGTGATCGTGCTGGTCTACACTGTCTGCTGGTCACCGTTCTTCATCGTCCAGCTTTGGGCGGCCTGGGATCCAAACCCTTCAAACCAAG GGGTGGCCTTCACTATCCTGATGCTGCTGGCCAGTCTGAACTCATGCACCAATCCGTGGATCTACACCGCTTTCTCCAGCAGCATGACCAGAGAGCTGCAGAACCTGCTGCACTGTCGGTCGCGACCTGGCCGCCGGGGCTCCCTACACGATGactccaccaccatcacacacacctccaccacCAAGGACAGCCTGTACTGA
- the LOC113145847 gene encoding vasopressin V2 receptor-like isoform X1, giving the protein MESISVETGWDGLALSSLVATGKNNFSSSSSSLFDSFNTSHVGGIFPENGSNTTPHTLPQPAVRDLGLARAEIAVLAVVLALTTLGNSFVLWVLLRRRKYNAPMHVFMVNLCVADLVVALFQVLPQLIWDITERFQGPDFLCRSIKYLQIVGMFASSYMIVAMTVDRHHAICCPLQAYRGGAVSRWNTPVMVAWGLALVLSIPQVFIFSRSQVAPGEFECWGEFTEPWGLKAYVTWMTVAVFLLPAFIITICQIRIFREIHNNIYLKSERMVMAELKKNEILFHFPRFKKEDERAKERGRRASGGGGTDGRGQLSKGVNNNPHNNTHNSQVGECYDYAPSAVQYNSCHGEHVTTTSSVQQQTPNSPDCQESRTSCELASGSPHCSLDYARPHSPNGPPPSITKAMSKTVRMTLVIVLVYTVCWSPFFIVQLWAAWDPNPSNQAGVAFTILMLLASLNSCTNPWIYTAFSSSMTRELQNLLHCRSRPGRRGSLHDDSTTITHTSTTKDSLY; this is encoded by the exons ATGGAAAGTATCAGTGTGGAAACGGGCTGGGATGGGTTGGCCCTCTCCTCTCTGGTTGCCACAGGAAAGAACaacttctcttcctcttcctcatccttgTTTGACTCCTTCAACACTTCTCATGTTGGTGGGATCTTCCCCGAGAATGGTTCCAACACCACGCCCCACACCCTGCCCCAGCCCGCCGTGAGAGACCTGGGTCTGGCCAGGGCAGAGATTGCAGTGCTCGCGGTGGTGCTGGCTCTTACCACCCTGGGGAACAGCTTTGTACTGTGGGtgctgctgaggaggaggaagtacAATGCGCCAATGCACGTGTTCATGGTCAACCTGTGTGTGGCTGACCTGGTGGTGGCCCTCTTTCAG GTTCTTCCCCAGCTCATATGGGACATCACAGAGCGATTTCAGGGGCCAGACTTCCTTTGCCGTTCCATCAAGTACCTGCAGATTGTGGGCATGTTTGCTTCTTCCTACATGATAGTTGCCATGACAGTAGACCGGCACCACGCCATCTGCTGCCCGTTGCAGGCCTATCGCGGGGGAGCAGTATCCCGCTGGAACACCCCTGTCATGGTAGCCTGGGGCCTGGCACTAGTCCTCAGCATACCACAG GTGTTCATCTTCTCTCGCTCACAAGTGGCTCCTGGAGAGTTCGAGTGCTGGGGTGAATTCACTGAGCCGTGGGGGCTGAAGGCCTATGTCACCTGGATGACGGTGGCTGTCTTCCTCCTGCCTGCCTTCATCATTACCATCTGTCAG ATAAGAATCTTTCGAGAGATTCACAATAACATCTACCTGAAGTCAGAGAGGATGGTGATGGCCGAGTTGAAGAAGAACGAAATCCTCTTCCACTTTCCCAGATTTAAAAAAGAGGACGAGCGGGCCAAGGAGAGGGGGAGACGGGCGTCCGGTGGAGGGGGCACGGACGGGAGAGGACAGCTTTCAAAGGGTGTGAATAACAACcctcacaataacacacacaacagccaaGTGGGGGAGTGTTATGACTATGCACCATCCGCTGTTCAGTATAACAGTTGCCATGGTGAACATGTGACAACAACAtcttcagtgcagcagcaaacaccaAACAGCCCAGATTGCCAGGAGTCGCGCACGTCCTGTGAGTTGGCCTCAGGCTCACCCCACTGCTCCCTTGATTACGCCCGCCCTCACTCTCCAAACGGTCCACCTCCAAGCATCACTAAAGCCATGTCCAAGACGGTCAGAATGACTCTGGTGATCGTGCTGGTCTACACTGTCTGCTGGTCACCGTTCTTCATCGTCCAGCTTTGGGCGGCCTGGGATCCAAACCCTTCAAACCAAG CAGGGGTGGCCTTCACTATCCTGATGCTGCTGGCCAGTCTGAACTCATGCACCAATCCGTGGATCTACACCGCTTTCTCCAGCAGCATGACCAGAGAGCTGCAGAACCTGCTGCACTGTCGGTCGCGACCTGGCCGCCGGGGCTCCCTACACGATGactccaccaccatcacacacacctccaccacCAAGGACAGCCTGTACTGA
- the ssr4 gene encoding translocon-associated protein subunit delta — MIRIAAFVALLVVACSGESCTDPVIAPSAYTTSDAVISSESVFIVELSLTCANGAQSVTLYADVNGRQFPVTRGQDVGKYQVSWSLPHKQASSGTYQVKFFDEESYSALRKAQRNNEDVEAIQPLFSVNIDHRGAWSGPWVSTEVVAALIGILVYYMAFTAKSTIQA, encoded by the exons ATGATCCGGATAGCCGCCTTCGTCGCCCTGCTGGTGGTCGCCTGCTCGG GAGAGAGCTGCACAGACCCGGTGATCGCTCCGTCGGCCTACACCACGTCGGACGCCGTCATCTCCTCCGAGTCCGTCTTCATCGTCGAGCTCAGCCTGACCTGCGCCAACGGAGCACAG AGTGTGACCCTCTACGCCGATGTCAACGGGAGGCAGTTCCCTGTGACCAGAGGCCAAGATGTTGGCAAGTACCAG GTGTCCTGGAGTCTTCCTCACAAACAGGCCAGCTCTGGAACGTACCAGGTCAAATTCTTTGATGAGGAGTCTTACAGTGCCCTGCGGAAG GCCCAGAGAAACAATGAAGATGTAGAAGCCATTCAGCCTCTGTTCTCTGTCAACATTGACCATAGG GGTGCCTGGAGTGGCCCATGGGTGTCTACTGAAGTGGTGGCTGCCCTCATTGGTATCCTGGTCTACTACATGGCCTTCACTGCCAAGAGCACCATCCAAGCATAA